AACTCCTTACTTTTAAACCTACTGGAGCTATTGTCGCTGCGGCCACTACAAGCCTGCCCGAAGAAATCGGGGGGATCCGCAATTGGGATTATCGCTTCAGCTGGATTAGGGATTCTGCTTTTACTGTATATGCTTTCATGCGGCTTGGGTTTACCGAAGAAGCCCAAAGGTACATGGAATTCCTTTCTAGGGTTTATAAGGGTATTTCTAAAGATAAACCTCCCCTTCAAATAATGTATGGGGTTGATGGAAGAACGGACTTAAAGGAGGTTGAACTCCATCATTTGGAAGGATACAAGGGGTCAAGACCGGTTCGTATTGGTAACAACGCTTATCGGCAGGTGCAGCTCGATATCTATGGAGAACTTATTGATGCGATCTATTTGTTCAATAAATATGGGGCTCCAATTTCTTACGATGAATGGCAGGAAGTCAGGCGGTTGATCGACTGGGTCACTGAACATTGGCAACAGGAAGATGAAGGAATATGGGAGGTTAGGGGAAGGCGACATCATTTTATCTATTCGAAACTCATGTGTTGGGTAGCTTTAGACCGCGGCTTAAGGTTAGCGGAAAAAAGATCATTCCCCACCGATGTGACCGAATGGAGAAAAGTTCGTAACGACATTTATTCATATATTATGGAAAGAGGTTGGAATCCAAAAATAAAGAGTTTTGTCCAATATCCTGGAACCGATGCCTTGGATGCTGCTACCCTTATGATGCCTTTAGTTTTGTTCGTTTCTCCAACAGATCCTAAAATTTTGGGAACCCTACAGGCTGTGATGCGTCCGCCCCAAGAAGGAGGCCTCTTAGCCAATAACCTCCTTTATCGGTACAATTTAGATAAAACCGCCGATGGATTAAGGGGAAAAGAAGCTACTTTCAATATCTGTACTTTTTGGCTTGTCGAAGCTTTAGCTAGAGCAGGGCAGTTTCAGCCGGAACTTCTTGAAGAAGCCCATCTTCTTTTTGAACGGATGCTTGGATTTGCCAACCATGTAGGCTTGTATGCTGAGCAAACCGGTTCTAGTGGGGAAGCATTAGGGAATTTTCCCCAAGCTTTTACTCATCTTGCATTGATTAGTTCAGCTTATAACTTGGATAAAACTCTTGGGACCTAGGGATAATCTTTCAAGAAAGTTATCTGATCTAGAGGTTTTATAGATTTTTCTTTATTTATTTTTGATCAATGAATTAGAGAGGCAAAATCTGAAAGAAAAGCTTACTGTTTTTCTGAATCGATCTTGATAAGACTATGGATAAAAAATCGTTTTTGAATTTCATCAATGTATTAACAAAAAAACGATGAGATAGATAAAAATTTTTGTTAAAATGATTTTTTTTCTTTCTTTAAAATTGGTTTTTATTCAAAATGATATTACATTAAATACCTTTAATGACATGAAATCCTTACTGTTATTTTTGGTTGGAACGATAGGGATTTTTTTATCCATCCCTTCAATTTCTTTTGCTGATTGTGGTCATGTTTGTAATAAAAATGCGGGCCGTTTTAAATGTCCTGTTGTGGAAAAAGATGGCTATGCAGTACACATGGACCTTTACACCCATAAATCGATCTATCAAGGGGAAACTTTTTGTGACAATGTTCCCGATCCAGGACAGGCGACAATTGTTGTCGATTTGATTAATGCCAAGGCAAAAACAACGCCGGTATCGGTTAAGCTTTTTTCTGAAAATAACAAACTCATTCAATCCCTGCCCCCCAAGGCTTACCCAGGAGGGACCATTTCAGTTCCCGCCTACTTAGAAAGAGGAAAGTATCGATTAGAAGTGGTTATGCAGGATAAAGGAGCTCAGCAGGTAAGCTTCGATTTTCCTTTTGTAGTGGCTATAAAACCTTGGAGCTATTATGTTACCCAAAGTAAAGCGGGCATTTTGCTCTTAGCGATGGGTCTAGTAACAGTTTTAAGCATGTCACTTTCTCGGCTGGATTGGGTATTGAGGAGATAAAAGTTTTTTATCCCTTGGAATTATTCTTTGATTTGATGGATGGAGAAAGGGATCCTTGTTGGCCTATTAAGAACAGAGTCATGGTTATTGGCTGAAAGTTTTGTTTTTAGGAAAAACCTTTTTTCTCATAGATCTCTTTTAGAGATTTTATTCATTTATCGCTGATCGCTTTTCAAAGTCAGGATTAACTATTTTATGACAACTTATTTATTCTCACTTGGCAATTCCAAGAGGAGTTCCTAATTGTCGTCTACGCACGAGGGGGCTGGGATAAGGGTGACTACAAAGATAATGAAATCCCGCCGAAAATATCGGGCGAAGTCCGAAAGCAAGCGGGCAAAAAGAAAAGTAGAAGTCTTAAGGGAAATGAATTTTTGCCCGCTCGTCAATACCGCATTTTTGCGCTCCGCGCAAGTGAAAAAGCAGGCAAAATTCCTGAAAGTAAAATACTGGTGGAGGTTAGGGGATTCGAACCCCTGACCTTCTCATTGCGAACGAGACGCTCTACCAACTGAGCTAAACCCCCTTTTTTTTCCATTAACATTCAATTCTTTTGTGCAAATTCAAGATAAAAGAACGGTGTTATGTTTTCTACTTTAAAAAAATCAGTCCGGTTTCTTTGATTCTTCCTTGGGGCGTAGTAGGGGGAAAAGGATAACATCCCGGATCGATTCCTGGGCAGTTAAGAGCATTGTTAGCCGATCAATTCCTAATCCTATTCCTCCAGCCGGAGGCATGCCATACTCTAAAGCAAGCAGAAATTCTTCATCAATCTTCTGTTTTTCTTCTCCAGCCTGTTTTTCAAGCCTGCTTCTCTGAACTAACGGATCGTTGAGCTCGCTGTAACCGGGAGCAAGTTCCTGCCCGTTAACTATTAATTCAAAGACATCTACAAACTGGGGATCCTCTTTTTTCTGTTTAGCCAAGGGAACAAAATCGGTTGGAAATTCTGTGACAAAGAGAGGTCCGACTGTCTTGGCTTCCACCTGTTTTTCGAAAAGATGTCTGCAGATGTCACTTTCTGTAAATCCTTCCTTGATTTCGACTTCGTAGTGTTCGGCAAGTCTTCTTTTTCCTTCGCTGTTTAATTTAAACCAATCTTCTCCGATCGCTTCTTGAAGGACTTCTCGGAAAGGTTTCCTTGGCCAGGGGGGAGTTAAATCTATAACTTGACCTTCACCCAGATGCTTTGAAGCCGGAAACTTTAAGGTTCCTAACACTTTTTCAGCAACTGTAGAGATCATTTCTTCTAAGAGATTAGCCATCGACTGAAAATCCCCATAAGCCTGGTAGGCTTCCAGCATTGTAAACTCAGGGTTATGCTTTCGAGAAATACCTTCGTTGCGAAAGTTACGATTGAGCTCGAAAATCTTTTCTAACCCCCCAACCAGAAGTCTTTTCAGGTAGAGTTCGGGAGCTATTCTTAAGTAAAGAGAGATGCCTAGAGCTTCATGGAAAGTCTTGAAAGGATTGGCTGCTGCTCCTCCAGCAATGGTCTGCATCATTGGGGTTTCGACTTCTATAAAGCCTTTTTGATGCAAGAAATTACGGATCTCCTTGACTATTTGGCTGCGGTACAAAAAGATTTTTTTGACATCCGGATTCATAATCAGGTCAAGGTATCTTTGCCTATAACGGGCTTCGACATCGTGGAGTCCGTGCCACTTAGAGGGAAGGGGACGAAGTGATTTTACTAGAAGCTGCCAACTTTTAATCCGAATCGTTTTTTCTTTTGTTTTAGTGAAAAAACAGCTCCCTTCTACTCCAAGAATATCACCAATGTCGAGCTGCTTAAGTTGGTTAAAGGCAAGTTCGCCACAGGATTGAGGATTTGCATAGATCTGAATCTTTGAGCTTTGATCCTGGACATGGGCAAAAAAGCTCTTGCCCATATCTCGAATCGAAAGAATTCGGCCTGCAATCCGGACTTCTTGGTTTTCTATAAACTGGGCCACAATGTGTTCAATTGGTCGTGTATCGAAAAAAGGTTGTCCGAATGGGTCGATACCTTGTGATTTCCAATAGTTAAGTTTTTCTCTACGAAGTCTAAGTAATTCTGATTCTGGGTTCGTCGAAGACATGGCCATTGTTCTTTTATTCCATGAAAAAAGGTTGTAAAATTAAAGCTTAATCTCCCCTGTAAATGCAACGAGTTCGAGCTGTTTCTTGGATAGTAATTTCAAAAAGGCCGGGAAGTTTGTCTTTAAGTTTATTCCAAAACCATCCCGCTAGGTTTTCTATGGTAGGGTTTTTTAGACCTTCGATATCGTTGAGATATTGATGGTCTAATTGATCTATGAGAGGAGAAACAGCTTCAGAAATTTTTCCATGATCGTAAAGGATCCCTTTTTGAGGATCCACTTCTCCTCGGACAGCTACGGTTAGTTTAAAGCTGTGTCCATGAATTCTTTGGCATTTGTGACCTTCAGGAAATGAAGGCAAGGCTTGTGCCGCTTCAAAGTCGAAGTCTTTGGATAAAATGACATGCATGGGGTTCTTTTTTTTTGATTTCTCACGTAGGGTTAATTTTGGACAAATGAACAAATATTCAATAAAATAATAAGGCAATAATTTTAATAGTTTGTCTGTAAAAAAGAAACAATAAAAGGATTTGAGCAGCTGATTCTTAATGGTTGTGCATTATTGAGCAATTAGATATGCTGAATTTAATTGCATGATAGGGCTTGGCCCTGAGTACTGTGGATGTTCTAGCCTATGAAGAGAAGAAAGGCTTTTGTTCGAGTCAAAAAGCACATTTCCGGCCTCATTAAACCAACAATTATATCTTTTGAGCAGGATTGAGTAAAGGCTAACGGAACTGTTTATGAGGAAGTAAACGATGGAATACACCATTTTGGGCAAGACCGGTTTTAGGGTTTCGAGACTGGGAATAGGCACGGCAGAAATAGGTTTTGAACGCATGCCTTTAGCTTCTGTCTCCGAGCTTCTTCTCTTTGCTCTTGACCATGGGATTAATGTTTTGGATACGGCACGAGGTTATGAATCTTCCGAAGAATTAATAGGTAAAGCTATTGGTCATCGCAGGAGAGATTTCATTATTGTTTCTAAGTGTGGTTATGGGGAAATTGAAGGCATGGAGTCTTTGCCTCCCTGGTCTAAAAAAAAGATTACCGCTTCAGTAGATCAGTCTTTAAAGAAATTAAGGACTGATCATATCGATATCATGCTTCTTCATACCTGTACAAAAGATGTTCTTCAGAAAGGAGAAGCTTTAGAAGCATTACTTATAGCACAGCAAAAGGGAAAAATCCGATTTATCGGTTATTCAGGGGATAATGAAGACGGTCTTTTTGCTTTAAGTCTTGAGCCAATCGATGTCGTTGAGATTAGTCTTAATGTTACCGATCAGTATAATGCAGAGAAGCTGTTGCCATTGGCTAAAGAAAAAAAGGTAGGAGTTTTAGTGAAAAGACCCTTGGGAAACTGCCCATGGAAGGATCCTTTGGAGTTAAGCCCCCAGTACGGCCGTGAATATGGAGAGGAATATCGAAGGAGATTTAAAGCAATGGGGTTAAAAGCTGCTGATTTGGGTATTGAGGAAGATGGGTGGGCAGAGTTTTTCCTCCGTTTTGTCCTCTCTTTCCCTGAAATTCATGTGGTATTGATCGGTGTAACCAAATTAGAGCATCTGGTCCAAGACATACAAACTTTAAAAAAGGGAGTACTTCCTCAACCCGTGTGGCATAAAGTCAGGGAGAGTTTTATAAAAGCACAAAGCTTATCGGGAAGCATATGGCTTGGCCAGGGCTAGTATAAGTATGAGTAAAAAAGGAGTATCAATAGGCTATGAGTTCAGCTCGGATAAGGGTTAAAGTGGTGGCAAATGCAAAAAAGACAGAGCTTTGTGGCATGTATGAGGATGCCCTTAAAATCAAACTTGCTGCACCTCCAGTAGAAGGAAAAGCCAATGAAGCTTTGCTTTCCTTTCTGTCTTTACGACTGTCAGTGCCTAAGCGGTGTTTGCATATTGAAAAAGGAGAAAAAAACAGCAAAAAAATGATCGTTATCGAAGAATGGGCAAGGCAGAATAGTCCTCTTGAATGGCTTCTTAAAGAGTCCACTAGCCATAACGGACCATCAATATGAATGGATTTGGTCAACCGCATATACTCTTTTCTTCTTTTGCAAAAATATTTTTACTTTTTTCTTTGTTTATCTCGTTATCAGTTTCTCTCTTTTCTGCCCCAATGAAATTTGTTCCCGATCTTAAGCAATCTCAAATTTTTGCTGAAGACGAAAATGGGGTTCACCTGAAATATCCTATCATTATTAATCCCTACACGATCATTTCTCCAGATGCTTTATTGCGAGTGATCTATGTGAAGCCTGAGATGGAGCTTTTAACAACAGGTCTAACCCCTACGGAAAATGAAGGTCAAAAAAAAGGACTTGCTGAAGCAGCTTCTAGATCTACACCCGCTATGGAAACTGAACCCCAACAAGGGGCTTTTCGTGAAGAAACTCCCCAGCAAAAAGAAATGAAAATGATCCAGCAGACTGTTTGGAATACTGGATCAGTATTTTATCAGGCTTTCGATTTTCTTGATGCCGAGGATTTGAGGATAATCTATAAAGAAAAAAACAAGAAATCTTTATCCGACGAACCAATCAATTTCCCCGAAGGGATGGTTTTAGCTCAGATTGATTCCAAGGTGGTGATTATCGCTCTTGAAGAAAATGGCAATGGCTACCAATATGGACTTAAGGCTGGGGATCAGATTTTAGCCATTAATGATGTGGGAATTAATGGTAATCTTAGTGATCTGCTTTCTCTTTATAGAAAAGAAAAATTCGGGATAAGGAGGACAAGAAGTTCGTTAAAATTTCTTGTGGAAAGAAACGGAGAGAATTCTCCTATAGAAGTGAGCATTCCTCTCCCTCCTTCTTTGCAGGGCAGTATCCTAGATGAACCTATTGTTACTGAACCTACTCGTAAGAAACATTAAGAATTTTTAATTTTTTTTAGTAAAAAAATTTTTTTTTATGACCAGAGGTTTTTTATGCAAATTGGAATATTGACAGCTAATCCTAATAATGGCATAAAAGCGATCACGACTAGAAGAGGAGAAAACATGCGAAAAAGAGAACATTACTTCTTGTAATTAACCCTTAAAGGTTTCTTTTCCATGTTTATCGGTCGGTTATTATCTATAATTCTGTTGGGTGGGGTAACTGTTTCAGCAGTTTTTGGGTGGCTCATAGTAAAGCAAAAAAATCAGTTCAAAACTGAATATGTTCGGACTTCAGAGGAGTTGAAAAAAACCAGCGAACAACTTGAAGAATCCAAAGTCTTGTTGGAAAGAACGACAAAGCACCTGGAAGAAGTCAAAGCTGAACTTGCTCAAGAAAAAGAGAGAGCCCAAAAACTGGATAGCGATCTTAAAGAGACTCAAAGTCAACTTGCTGATCTCCAGCAAAAATCGGCGAACAACTCTTCTCTTGTAGACCAGCATAAATCTGAAATTGATACGCTTACTGCTAAACTTGAGGAAGAAAAGAAAGCAAACCAGGAAGCTTCTGAGAAAATAGAAAACCTAGTCAAAGAAAAATTGGCTTTAGAAGACAGTTTAGCAAAGGCGACTAATGAATTGAACAGGTTAAGGCAAGCTTCTCCAGCAGTTGCTCGAGCGGTATCGATGAAAACGGGGATTAGGGGAAAAATCGTTTCGGTTAATAGAAACTGGAATTTTGTTGTTTTGAACATTGGAGAAAAGGATGGGTTGGTTGAAAACGGTGAGCTTCAAGTCTTTAGAAACAAACAATTTTTAGGGAAAATTAAAATTGTTTCTACCGAGCCATCTACCGCTGTGGCGGACATCGTTATGGATTCTTTAAAGGGAAACATTCAACCCGGTGATGATGTTATTAATTAAATAAAAAAAACTTTTGCTTTATTGATAAAAAAAGAAAAAATGATCTTCTATGAAAACTAAAATGATCTATCTGGTTGGTTTAATGTATCTTTTTGCTATTGTAGGCTTTGGAGGAGGATGTGCTTCAACCTCTTCCAGTTCGAGCTCGCCTCAGGCTTCTCAGAATTCTTCTAGTTCTAAGAAAAAGAAGAATAATCAGGAAAATGTCACTTCTATGCCTTGGAATACCCCTCCATCTTGGCAACAGAATGGGCAGGCGGGTGCTTACATGGGAGGGATGCCTGGAGCAGGATATTAAATGGATGGGATAAAACTATTTTTATACCCCTCGCATTGAGGGATCCCATATGTATTTATGGATCTGAAGACCAAGTCTAACCTTTAGTTTGTCCTCTAAGATCCATTGGGAAAGAACTTGAGGTTCCAATTCTCCAAATACAGGGGAAAAGCTAACCGCTTTGATTTTTTCAATCCAAACTTTCTCTTCCACAAGCTTGGTCTTTGCCCATTCGTAATCTTTCCTGTCTGCAATCACAAATTTCAATTCATCCCTTTCACCTAGTTTTTTGAGATTGGCCAATAGGTTATGTTCGCTTTGGCCACTTGAAGGACATTTTAAATCGACGATGCGATGCACTCTGGGATCCACATTGTCTATGGGCAGTGAACCACTTGTTTCCAGGAGGACTTCATATCCTAGGTCACAGAGAAAGCTTAACAGATAGAGGATATTTTTTTGAAGAAGGGGTTCTCCGCCCGTAATTTCTACAAGAGGAACGGAATAGGCTTTGATCTGATCTAGAATAGTCGCTATCGACATGAGTTTTCCTCCTGAGAAAGCATAAGTTGTATCGCACCAGCGACATCTTAAATTACAGCCAGTCAGTCTGACAAATGAACAGGGATAACCTGCAAAGGTGCTTTCTCCCTGGATGCTTAGGAATATTTCGTTGACAAGAAGTTTTAGCTCAAGGATTTCTTGAACAC
The DNA window shown above is from Methylacidiphilum caldifontis and carries:
- a CDS encoding glycoside hydrolase family 15 protein, giving the protein MAYQPIENYAIIGDMHTVALVAIDGSIDWLCIPFFDSPSIFGALLDDEKGGRFKIAPLENTVRCKQFYWPGTNVLVTRFLSSQGAAELTDFMPIEPDTEGGVHRFRLIRRLTAVRGTIDFVLQCCPAFNYALDPHQAERITSGVIFSNDKLSLVLSTDKTLKITEKGVVGHFTLKEGESTVFALIQMTPGSEWAMHLSNKEAERLFRLTVDYWRRWIAQCHYTGRWREMVYRSALTLKLLTFKPTGAIVAAATTSLPEEIGGIRNWDYRFSWIRDSAFTVYAFMRLGFTEEAQRYMEFLSRVYKGISKDKPPLQIMYGVDGRTDLKEVELHHLEGYKGSRPVRIGNNAYRQVQLDIYGELIDAIYLFNKYGAPISYDEWQEVRRLIDWVTEHWQQEDEGIWEVRGRRHHFIYSKLMCWVALDRGLRLAEKRSFPTDVTEWRKVRNDIYSYIMERGWNPKIKSFVQYPGTDALDAATLMMPLVLFVSPTDPKILGTLQAVMRPPQEGGLLANNLLYRYNLDKTADGLRGKEATFNICTFWLVEALARAGQFQPELLEEAHLLFERMLGFANHVGLYAEQTGSSGEALGNFPQAFTHLALISSAYNLDKTLGT
- the lysS gene encoding lysine--tRNA ligase, yielding MSSTNPESELLRLRREKLNYWKSQGIDPFGQPFFDTRPIEHIVAQFIENQEVRIAGRILSIRDMGKSFFAHVQDQSSKIQIYANPQSCGELAFNQLKQLDIGDILGVEGSCFFTKTKEKTIRIKSWQLLVKSLRPLPSKWHGLHDVEARYRQRYLDLIMNPDVKKIFLYRSQIVKEIRNFLHQKGFIEVETPMMQTIAGGAAANPFKTFHEALGISLYLRIAPELYLKRLLVGGLEKIFELNRNFRNEGISRKHNPEFTMLEAYQAYGDFQSMANLLEEMISTVAEKVLGTLKFPASKHLGEGQVIDLTPPWPRKPFREVLQEAIGEDWFKLNSEGKRRLAEHYEVEIKEGFTESDICRHLFEKQVEAKTVGPLFVTEFPTDFVPLAKQKKEDPQFVDVFELIVNGQELAPGYSELNDPLVQRSRLEKQAGEEKQKIDEEFLLALEYGMPPAGGIGLGIDRLTMLLTAQESIRDVILFPLLRPKEESKKPD
- the queD gene encoding 6-carboxytetrahydropterin synthase QueD; protein product: MHVILSKDFDFEAAQALPSFPEGHKCQRIHGHSFKLTVAVRGEVDPQKGILYDHGKISEAVSPLIDQLDHQYLNDIEGLKNPTIENLAGWFWNKLKDKLPGLFEITIQETARTRCIYRGD
- a CDS encoding aldo/keto reductase — its product is MEYTILGKTGFRVSRLGIGTAEIGFERMPLASVSELLLFALDHGINVLDTARGYESSEELIGKAIGHRRRDFIIVSKCGYGEIEGMESLPPWSKKKITASVDQSLKKLRTDHIDIMLLHTCTKDVLQKGEALEALLIAQQKGKIRFIGYSGDNEDGLFALSLEPIDVVEISLNVTDQYNAEKLLPLAKEKKVGVLVKRPLGNCPWKDPLELSPQYGREYGEEYRRRFKAMGLKAADLGIEEDGWAEFFLRFVLSFPEIHVVLIGVTKLEHLVQDIQTLKKGVLPQPVWHKVRESFIKAQSLSGSIWLGQG
- a CDS encoding DUF167 domain-containing protein, encoding MSSARIRVKVVANAKKTELCGMYEDALKIKLAAPPVEGKANEALLSFLSLRLSVPKRCLHIEKGEKNSKKMIVIEEWARQNSPLEWLLKESTSHNGPSI
- a CDS encoding PDZ domain-containing protein gives rise to the protein MNGFGQPHILFSSFAKIFLLFSLFISLSVSLFSAPMKFVPDLKQSQIFAEDENGVHLKYPIIINPYTIISPDALLRVIYVKPEMELLTTGLTPTENEGQKKGLAEAASRSTPAMETEPQQGAFREETPQQKEMKMIQQTVWNTGSVFYQAFDFLDAEDLRIIYKEKNKKSLSDEPINFPEGMVLAQIDSKVVIIALEENGNGYQYGLKAGDQILAINDVGINGNLSDLLSLYRKEKFGIRRTRSSLKFLVERNGENSPIEVSIPLPPSLQGSILDEPIVTEPTRKKH
- a CDS encoding radical SAM protein — translated: MSTVAYLSVQEILELKLLVNEIFLSIQGESTFAGYPCSFVRLTGCNLRCRWCDTTYAFSGGKLMSIATILDQIKAYSVPLVEITGGEPLLQKNILYLLSFLCDLGYEVLLETSGSLPIDNVDPRVHRIVDLKCPSSGQSEHNLLANLKKLGERDELKFVIADRKDYEWAKTKLVEEKVWIEKIKAVSFSPVFGELEPQVLSQWILEDKLKVRLGLQIHKYIWDPSMRGV